The genomic window tcatgacccatattTCTAGTGCAaaacggatgcccttggcaagcttggattctcctcttatcagaaatgcaccacAGCCAtctgcatgcttgcatatggaattccaggcgatctggtggatgagtacgtgcgcatgagtgagtccacatgtctgTTGTCACTGTACAGCTTCTGCAAGGCCGTGGTGGCAGtttttggccctgagtacttgaggtaGCCAAATGTCGTTGGTACAGAAAGGCTGCTGGTGGCGATCAACGTCGCTAGAGGCTTTCTAGGCATACTTGGCAGCATAGATtatatgcactgggagtggaagaactgtccatttgcttggcagggctaGTACAAGGGGCACGTTAAAGTGTGTACTTTCATATTAGAAGTGGTGGCTTCACAAGATCTtcggatatggcattctttcttcggcatggcaggttctcacaacgATATCAACATGTTGTAGCGTTCTCTAGTCTTCACAAGGCTTgtagaaggccactccccaccagtcaactttgagatcaatggccaccactacaacaagggatactacctagatGATGGTATATAtactcagtggtcaacttttgtgaagacaatctcaaaACCTCAAGGTGAGAAGAgacagagatttgcccaaatgcaagagagtgctagaaaggatgtggagtgtgcttttggtgtgcttcaatcccgatggGGTGTCGTTCAACACCCTGCACTGACATGGGATGAAGGGAACTTTAGGAGGttatgactgcttgtgtgatcatgcacaacatgatcgtcgaggacgagcgtgataacaacatcttcgaccaaggatttgattttcaaggtgaaaatgttgagcccatgcaccaagaaccggccacgtttgaaCAGTTTACCCAATTCCATCGTGAACtacgtgattggcacactcatttggatcttaaaaatgacttggttgagcacatgtggaatcacattggcaaccaatagatgtatttctTCATCAATGTtattcaagacaatttcgatttggttgtaaaattATTTTATTCGAGATAATtttgatttggttgtaaaactatttctATTTGAGACAATtaatatttggacgtgcaaactTGTTTGAAATATGGATATATGAGACATATTGGTCGTGGCGGACAGGATGGGGCCAAAGCATGCGTCCGCGCATTAGGCGCATGGCCACCACATCCCAGGAAAGGCCCGAACATGACCCCATAGCCCTACCGAAACAGACAGAATCCGAGCAAAACAAACGGATTGGGTCGTGTGCTGGAGTTGGCCTGAGGGAGCGAGCAGAGAGAACAAAGAGGAGAGAGAGGTGGGTAGATTGCATGTGGGCCAAGCTAGACATAGAGAGGCAAGGAGGACGTGAAGAGCGTCTGATTTATGTATGCTTTGAATCCAAATCGTGACCAAATTTAATCCACACATGGTGTCAAACGGACACGAAATGAACAAAATAATGAGATGGGGTGTGCGGTTGGGCTATCTTTCATGGCATGGCCGAACGATTtggttggagttggccttagagcatctacagtcggacttgGCAAATCTGACCCCTTAAACACCCGCGGACGCGCCTACTGATCACGCCTCAAAAAATGCATTCCACATTCGGATACCTGaaattagaaacctcaaatccatatCATTACATGCAATGTAGCGATCTTTGAGCAGAGCTTCGTCCAGTTACGCTCCCCGCTCGCCCGGCTCCGCCCTGGCCATGTCCGGCGGCCGGCTGCGCTCCTCAAAGTGGTGGTACGATTGCCGacaaggtagagtagggcatgggacacgagccggctcaTGGGACTCAAGGCGCCACCgcgtcccatgccctactcttcctcgttggAGCCCGGAACACGAACGGTGCCAGTGGAcgtcagatcgatgatggatccgtccTAGGAGGAGTCGCGGACATCCACCATGATATGGTTGCAGCGCCCGGACTGATGCGCCATACGGGGCGTAGGAGAATGCGACTCTGCCTCGCCAGtgtccgccgcctcctcccacgCCTGGTGCCATGCATGGCGGGCACGCCGTGCCATGGCCTCATCGGACGAGGCCCATGGTGCATCCCAATGCTCAGCGCGCCAACGGAGGGGTTGCGCGTCCGCCAGCGCGTTCGGACACCGGACGGACCACAAGGCCTCTGGCGAGGTAGCTATGGCTGGCCCAGCACCGGATCCATGAGccatttgggcggacgcaatgAATTCCTGAAGGAAGGATCCGAGGCGCAGCCGTGCATGAGCCTCCTCCGGGGCGTGGCAGAGCACAATCTAGATGGCCATCCCCTCTTCGGGGTCgcgtgggatgagctcggggtcgacggatctggaggtgaaggactcggatccgctACCCGCCATGCCAGAGACGACCGGAAGTCGCCAGAGACGAGCttgggtggcggaggggagtggagtgaagtggctaggattTCGTCCGACGAGCAGATGGGGAGGAAtttatgtggggtcgggtgggccagcatgggccgggttcgggcgcccccatatccgccccttATTTGGGCTTGATATGAGGGGTGCTGATCATCCCGGGCGTTTGAGGGGACAGTGATCGGGCGGCCCATCCGAATGTATAAGGCGGGTTTGAGgtgcccgactgtagatgctcttagagcaactctagcagaccccttataaCGCAGACCCTTATAACGTGTTTACCATTCACGGAAAACGTGTTTTGCAGGATGCGGCCGAACAGACCACGCATAGCGGAACTGTAAAAGAGAATATGCTGCCCACGCCAGCCCGCAAAACGTGTGATTTTTCTGAATTTGATACATATCACATATTACATAGAATTACGAATTCAATATAACATAAAATGCGACTATTATGAATTCAAATtacaataattattcaaatcaccaaATTAAACTAATAATTCAATACAACAATTGTCCCGAATACAACAATGATACCGGTCACAgatgaattaaatgaaatgaatGTAAATTGGCCGATGCATTTTCCATTGGTGCTCAATGCCTTTGGCCATGCCTTTGCAAATGATGCTCAATGAGGTCCTCCTGAAGCGGATTGTGGGTGTTTGTCCCTTCAATTTGCCGGTATGTCTGAAGGAATACTTGTATGCGATCAGGGTCTCTAGTTGGCTTCACACAGCTACCGACATTGTCATAGAAGAACTCCAAGTTCATGTCCTCTCCTCTTTGatgatcatgttatgaagaatcacacaacataTCATGATGTTGCTCAGCGTTTTATTGTCCCAAAACGAGCAGGACCACGAATAATGGAAAATCTAGTTTACAAAACCCCAAAGGCTCTTTCAATATCTTTCCGGGCAACCTCTTGTACCTTGGCAAATTCAATATGCTTCTTGGTTTTGGGTTTTTTAATGCTCTTGACAAATGTACACCAAGAAGGGTAAAAACCTTatgcaagatagtacccctttgtgtacTCATACCTATTCACCGTgaagttgcaagcaggagcatcaccattATCAAGtatagcaaacaaatgagaccggtgcaccacattgatatcattgagagtaccCGGCATCACAAAAaaacaatgccaaatccataaatccttgGATGCTATGGTCCCTAGCACAATTGTCCCCTTGCTAGACTTGCCAGAAAACTGCCCGTGCTATGCCTTCGGGCAGtttttccaagtccaatgcatgcaatcaatgcTTCCTAGCATGTCGGGCCAACCTCGCTTCTCATTTGCTGCCATCAACTTTTTAGTCTATTCCTTGTTGGGTGCACGAAGATAGATAAGACCAAAAACGTGGATGATCACTTTGGCGAACCTACGCACTGACTCAATTGTAGTATCTTCCAATGCGAAGATACTTGTCGGCATAGTCAGCCTGAatgccatatgcaatcacccgcatagctgccAAGATTTTTTGATATGTGCTAAAACCCAACAAGCCCGCAACATTTCTCCTTTGAGTAAAAACCCGACAATTGTCCTCGCAAGCTTGCACTATTTTCATGAAAAGGGATCGGCGCATTCGACACCTTCTCCGAAAGAGGTGCGGCGGATAGGTATGATTGtccgcgaagtagtcttgcatcaacatcgtGCTCCCGAGCTGGCGGTTGCGAGGGATGCAAAGACGGCCGATGTTAGATCCCCGCCTTCTCTTGCGGTTTTGATCCTCGGTCTCCTTCACAGCTAGGACCGCCACCACCATCTGCTGCTGATGGCGCTCGAGCATCAACTCAATGTCTGAGTCGTCGGACGAGGAAGAATCCTCGAGCAAAAATTGGTCGCAAGGGCTCAAATCCATCTACAAAACCGGATCCGAGCTCGCACCAACGAAATTTGAACACGTACGGGCGAGCTACAAGGGGAAAAAATGGGCTCACCGGCTGCGGTCGATTCAGGGCAGTGGCGACTCGGCGGCGGTCGATCCGGGGCAGCGGCGACTcggcggcggctcggctcggcTGATCGGGGCGCCGACAAGTGGACCAGGGTGTAGTGCGGCCCGGCGCACTATTCCGTTGGCGAAAGTGGCCGAAAAcgcaggcggcggggcgggcggccaCGGTGGCGAGCGGCTGCGAGAGGGGATGTAGGGAACGAGTGCGCTGAAATGTCCCTCCTGCCAACCTTTTTTGCGGGATACAGGGCCCCGACGGGTTGGGGAAACCTGGGTTTTCGCGGATCGGATGGGGCAATTTACCGCACCCCTTAAAGTTTTTTAAGGTGGGACGTGTTTACGGTTTCTATCGGGCAATTTTTTTTTCAGTCGAAACTGTAAACGGGCGGTTATTTTGCAGGTCGGGCCATTTTAAAAGGTGTGATAGAGTTGCTTTTAGTACGCGCGAACCTATGCTCTTTATTCTGCTCATCTTCTTTGTTGTAGCGGCGCGTGCTCCTGGCTTTGCACTCTCCGGGGGGACCGGGGAAGGTAAAACACTAGTGAGAACTGACAACTGACCAGTGCTAAACCGTCCGCGAGGTGCGCGCGCGGCAGGCGAGGATGGTTGAGAAGAAGCCGAGGGTTGTCATAGTGGGCGCGGGCATAGCCGGACTCTCGGCGGCGCAGCAGCTATGCGGCGCGGGCCGGGACAAgttagaggtggtggtggtggaggctgGCTGCCGCGCTGGTGGCCGGGTATACACGTCCGAGTTCGCCGGCCATCGTCTCGAGATGGGCGCTACGTGGGTGCAGGGCATCGTCGGGAGCCCCGTGTACGCGCTGGCGCGGGAAGCAGGCGCGCTCCGGCAGGAGGCCGCGGACCTCCCTTACGAGCGCATGGACGGGTTCCCTGACAGCGTCCTGACTGTCGCCGAGGGCGGCGATGTCGTCGACGCGGTGACGGTGGCCAAGCCGATCGAGGAGCTGTACAGGGACATGATGGAGGCCGCGCGTGCCGGTGAGGCTGTCGGCGGAGGGGGTGTGGAGGATTACCTGCGCCGGGGGCTCCGAGCGTACCAGGCGGCGCGCCCGGGCGGGAGCAAGGAGCTGGAGGAGGTCGAGCAGGCGCTGCTTGTCATGCACATCAACCGGGAGCGCACGGACACCTCCGCCGACGATCTCGGCGACCTTGACCTCGCGGCCGAGGGCGAGTACCGCGACTTCCCCGGCGACCACGTCACGATCCCCGGTGGGTACACCCGCGTGGTGGAgcacctcgccgccgcgctcccgcCCGGCACTGTCCGCCTCGGCCTCCGCCTCCGTCGTCTCGACTGGGGCGAAACCCCCGTGCGCCTCCACTTTGCCGATGAGGCGACGACGACGCTCACCGCTGACCACGTCATCCTCACGGTCTCGCTGGGCGTCCTCAAGGCGAGCATCGGCGAGGACGTGTCCGCTGCGGGTGCAATCGCCTTCGACCCGCCGCTCCCACAGTTCAAGCGTGAGGCCGTCGCGCGGCTGGGATTCGGTGTCGTGGACAAGCTGTTTATCGAGCTGGAGGACGTGGAGATGCCGGAACCGGATGGCGACGACGAGCAGCAAGCCAGGACGGCCCCGCCGACTTTCCCGTTCCTGCACATGGCCTTCGTCGGAGACGTGGCGAAGATCCCGTGGTGGATGCGCGGCACCGAGTCAGTGTGCCCCGTCCACGCGGGCTCCACCGTGGCGCTC from Triticum aestivum cultivar Chinese Spring chromosome 3B, IWGSC CS RefSeq v2.1, whole genome shotgun sequence includes these protein-coding regions:
- the LOC123070379 gene encoding polyamine oxidase 1-like, which produces MVEKKPRVVIVGAGIAGLSAAQQLCGAGRDKLEVVVVEAGCRAGGRVYTSEFAGHRLEMGATWVQGIVGSPVYALAREAGALRQEAADLPYERMDGFPDSVLTVAEGGDVVDAVTVAKPIEELYRDMMEAARAGEAVGGGGVEDYLRRGLRAYQAARPGGSKELEEVEQALLVMHINRERTDTSADDLGDLDLAAEGEYRDFPGDHVTIPGGYTRVVEHLAAALPPGTVRLGLRLRRLDWGETPVRLHFADEATTTLTADHVILTVSLGVLKASIGEDVSAAGAIAFDPPLPQFKREAVARLGFGVVDKLFIELEDVEMPEPDGDDEQQARTAPPTFPFLHMAFVGDVAKIPWWMRGTESVCPVHAGSTVALAWFAGREAAHLESLPDDEVIRAVHSTLESFLPGPPRRCSGAGAGATPRRRVRRIKRSGWATDPLFLGSYSYVAVGSSGEDLDRMAEPLPRGPEAGRTPLSVLFAGEATQRTHYSTTHAAYLSGVREADRLLQHYR